In Vigna angularis cultivar LongXiaoDou No.4 chromosome 8, ASM1680809v1, whole genome shotgun sequence, one DNA window encodes the following:
- the LOC108344525 gene encoding ethylene-responsive transcription factor ERN1 has translation MARKRKVGEIVEERNICEGTMAWDEMMKQAAALGGVQRARKRFVGVRQRPSGRWVAEIKDTIQKIRVWLGTFDTAEEAARAYDEAACLLRGANTRTNFWPCSQSSTSPALSSKITNLLLQRLKERNNNTCSSSSSSTSTSLLINHQHMQQEVDAYGDGSTQFSIDQFTDFLNDPEDYSTSSNDFINNSAQIDYITSSFESCLSEDAKVDVQYKSSIVTPQTSSTDDSNSGVEDSEEEGTDFRFLDNIAPPGYYSPFEMAEEMEEPVEAENYGGDEPSMLRAMMKRMTYERKFSASLYAFNGIPECLKLKLESANMKGRGIITDQLTSLQMACSKNRLEKNEEEKEYMATMDGKQEEQHQQQTTTTDMDSSSVDGELLLWNSLDLPPICFVNLLENGSFN, from the coding sequence ATGGCAAGGAAGAGAAAGGTTGGTGAAATTGTAGAAGAGAGAAACATATGTGAGGGAACCATGGCTTGGGATGAGATGATGAAACAAGCTGCAGCACTTGGAGGAGTCCAAAGAGCCAGAAAGAGATTTGTTGGGGTGAGGCAAAGGCCATCAGGTAGATGGGTGGCTGAGATCAAAGACACCATTCAGAAGATCAGAGTGTGGTTGGGGACTTTTGACACTGCTGAGGAAGCTGCAAGAGCCTATGATGAGGCTGCATGCTTGCTTAGAGGTGCAAACACAAGGACAAACTTCTGGCCATGTTCTCAATCTTCCACAAGTCCAGCACTTTCATCAAAAATCACAAATCTCCTCCTTCAAAGGCTTAAAGAAAGGAACAACAACACTTGCTCCTCTTCCTCATCCTCCACCTCCACCTCACTTCTCATCAACCACCAACATATGCAACAAGAGGTTGATGCATATGGTGATGGATCAACACAATTCTCAATTGACCAATTCACTGACTTTCTCAATGACCCTGAAGATTATAGCACCAGCAGCAATGACTTCATCAACAACAGTGCACAGATTGACTACATTACTAGCAGTTTTGAATCATGTTTGTCTGAAGATGCAAAAGTGGATGTGCAATACAAAAGCAGCATTGTGACACCACAGACTTCAAGTACTGATGACAGCAACTCAGGAGTGGAGGACAGTGAAGAAGAAGGCACTGATTTCAGGTTTCTAGACAACATTGCTCCACCTGGTTACTATTCTCCTTTTGAGATGGCTGAAGAGATGGAGGAGCCTGTGGAGGCAGAGAACTATGGTGGTGATGAGCCTTCAATGCTCAGAGCTATGATGAAGAGAATGACATATGAGAGGAAGTTCTCAGCTTCTCTCTATGCCTTCAATGGAATACCTGAATGCTTGAAGTTGAAACTTGAATCAGCAAACATGAAGGGAAGAGGAATAATAACTGATCAATTAACCAGCCTCCAAATGGCCTGCAGCAAAAACAGGCTTGAGAAGAATGAAGAGGAGAAAGAGTACATGGCAACAATGGATGGGAAACAGGAAGAACaacaccaacaacaaacaacaacaactgACATGGATTCTTCTAGTGTTGATGGAGAACTGTTACTTTGGAATTCACTAGATCTTCCTCCAATTTGCTTTGTTAACTTGCTAGAAAACGGTTCATTCAATTAG
- the LOC108345612 gene encoding SNF1-related protein kinase catalytic subunit alpha KIN10 isoform X4, which translates to MDRSTGRSGGGSVDMFLPNYKLGKTLGIGSFGKVKIAEHVLTGHKVAIKILNRHKIRNMEMEEKVRREIKILRLFMHHHIIRLYEVIETPTDIFVVMEYVKSGELFDYIVEKGRLQEDEARHFFQQIISGVEYCHRNMVVHRDLKPENLLLDSKFNIKIADFGLSNIMRDGHFLKTSCGSPNYAAPEVISGKLYAGPEVDVWSCGVILYALLCGTLPFDDENIPNLFKKIKGGIYTLPSHLSPGARDLIPRMLVVDPMKRMTIPEIRHHPWFQVRLPRYLAVPPPDTLQQAKKIDEEILQEVVNMGFERNQLVESLANRIQNKGTVTYYLLLDNRFRVSSGYLGAEFQETMDSGFNRIHSSEVPSPVVGHQSTGYMDYQGVGMRQQFPAERKWALGLQSRAQPREIMTEVLKALQELNVCWKKIGHYNMKCRWVASIPSHHEGMINNSVHSNHYFGNDSSIVEDEAVSKSNVVKFEVQLYKAREEKYLLDLQRVQGPQFLFLDLCAAFLSQLRVL; encoded by the exons ATGGACAGGTCAACTGGCCGCAGTGGTGGTGGAAGTGTGGACATGTTTCTACCAAATTATAAGTTGGGGAAAACACTTGGCATTGGATCCTTTGGCAAGGTGAAAATTGCCGAACACGTACTGACTGGTCATAAAGTTGCTATAAAGATCCTTAACCGCCACAAGATAAGAAAcatggaaatggaagaaaaag TTAGAAGggaaatcaaaattttaagattGTTTATGCATCATCACATTATACGACTTTACGAGGTCATAGAAACCCCAACAGACATATTTGTTGTTATGGAGTACGTGAAATCTGGAGAGCTCTTTGATTACATAGTGGAGAAGGGTAGGTTGCAAGAGGATGAAGCCCGCCATTTTTTTCAGCag ATAATTTCTGGTGTGGAGTACTGTCACAGGAATATGGTTGTTCATAGAGACTTGAAGCCTGAGAATTTACTTTTGGACTCCAAATTTAATATCAAGATTGCTGATTTTGGCTTGAGCAATATCATGCGTGATGGTCACTTCCTTAAGACAAGTTGTGGAAGCCCTAACTATGCGGCTCCAGAG GTTATCTCTGGGAAATTGTATGCTGGACCTGAAGTAGATGTCTGGAGCTGTGGTGTAATTTTGTATGCTCTTCTCTGTGGCACTCTTCCTTTTGATGATGAAAACATTCCCAATCTTTTCAAAAAGATAAAG GGTGGGATATACACTCTTCCTAGTCATCTGTCACCTGGTGCTAGAGATTTGATACCAAGGATGCTTGTGGTGGATCCCATGAAGAGGATGACCATACCTGAGATACGTCATCACCCATGGTTCCAAGTTCGTCTGCCACGCTATTTAGCAGTGCCACCACCAGATACACTGCAACAAGCCAAAAAG ATTGACGAGGAGATTCTTCAAGAAGTGGTTAATATGGGATTTGAAAGGAATCAATTGGTTGAATCTCTTGCAAACAGAATACAAAATAAG GGTACTGTAACATACTATTTGTTATTGGACAACCGGTTCCGTGTATCTAGTGGTTATCTTGGAGCTGAATTTCAAGAGACAATG GATTCTGGTTTCAATCGGATACATTCCAGTGAAGTTCCTTCTCCAGTTGTTGGACACCAAAGCACAGGGTATATGGATTACCAGGGAGTAGGAATGCGGCAACAGTTCCCTGCTGAGAGAAAATGGGCCCTTGGGCTTCAG TCTCGAGCACAACCACGTGAAATAATGACCGAGGTCCTTAAAGCTCTGCAAGAATTAAATGTTTGTTGGAAGAAGATTGGACACTATAACATGAAGTGCAGATGGGTTGCTAGCATTCCCAGTCATCATGAAGGAATGATTAACAATTCTGTGCATAGTAATCATTACTTTGGAAATGATTCCAGCATTGTTGAAGATGAGGCTGTTTCTAAGTCAAATGTGGTCAAGTTTGAAGTGCAG CTTTACAAAGCTCGTGAGGAGAAGTATCTACTTGATCTTCAGAGGGTCCAGGGCCCACAGTTTCTTTTCTTGGATCTCTGTGCTGCTTTCCTTTCACAGCTTCGTGTTCTCTAG
- the LOC108345612 gene encoding SNF1-related protein kinase catalytic subunit alpha KIN10 isoform X2, translating into MIIKMDRSTGRSGGGSVDMFLPNYKLGKTLGIGSFGKVKIAEHVLTGHKVAIKILNRHKIRNMEMEEKVRREIKILRLFMHHHIIRLYEVIETPTDIFVVMEYVKSGELFDYIVEKGRLQEDEARHFFQQIISGVEYCHRNMVVHRDLKPENLLLDSKFNIKIADFGLSNIMRDGHFLKTSCGSPNYAAPEVISGKLYAGPEVDVWSCGVILYALLCGTLPFDDENIPNLFKKIKGGIYTLPSHLSPGARDLIPRMLVVDPMKRMTIPEIRHHPWFQVRLPRYLAVPPPDTLQQAKKIDEEILQEVVNMGFERNQLVESLANRIQNKGTVTYYLLLDNRFRVSSGYLGAEFQETMDSGFNRIHSSEVPSPVVGHQSTGYMDYQGVGMRQQFPAERKWALGLQSRAQPREIMTEVLKALQELNVCWKKIGHYNMKCRWVASIPSHHEGMINNSVHSNHYFGNDSSIVEDEAVSKSNVVKFEVQLYKAREEKYLLDLQRVQGPQFLFLDLCAAFLSQLRVL; encoded by the exons ATG ATTATAAAAATGGACAGGTCAACTGGCCGCAGTGGTGGTGGAAGTGTGGACATGTTTCTACCAAATTATAAGTTGGGGAAAACACTTGGCATTGGATCCTTTGGCAAGGTGAAAATTGCCGAACACGTACTGACTGGTCATAAAGTTGCTATAAAGATCCTTAACCGCCACAAGATAAGAAAcatggaaatggaagaaaaag TTAGAAGggaaatcaaaattttaagattGTTTATGCATCATCACATTATACGACTTTACGAGGTCATAGAAACCCCAACAGACATATTTGTTGTTATGGAGTACGTGAAATCTGGAGAGCTCTTTGATTACATAGTGGAGAAGGGTAGGTTGCAAGAGGATGAAGCCCGCCATTTTTTTCAGCag ATAATTTCTGGTGTGGAGTACTGTCACAGGAATATGGTTGTTCATAGAGACTTGAAGCCTGAGAATTTACTTTTGGACTCCAAATTTAATATCAAGATTGCTGATTTTGGCTTGAGCAATATCATGCGTGATGGTCACTTCCTTAAGACAAGTTGTGGAAGCCCTAACTATGCGGCTCCAGAG GTTATCTCTGGGAAATTGTATGCTGGACCTGAAGTAGATGTCTGGAGCTGTGGTGTAATTTTGTATGCTCTTCTCTGTGGCACTCTTCCTTTTGATGATGAAAACATTCCCAATCTTTTCAAAAAGATAAAG GGTGGGATATACACTCTTCCTAGTCATCTGTCACCTGGTGCTAGAGATTTGATACCAAGGATGCTTGTGGTGGATCCCATGAAGAGGATGACCATACCTGAGATACGTCATCACCCATGGTTCCAAGTTCGTCTGCCACGCTATTTAGCAGTGCCACCACCAGATACACTGCAACAAGCCAAAAAG ATTGACGAGGAGATTCTTCAAGAAGTGGTTAATATGGGATTTGAAAGGAATCAATTGGTTGAATCTCTTGCAAACAGAATACAAAATAAG GGTACTGTAACATACTATTTGTTATTGGACAACCGGTTCCGTGTATCTAGTGGTTATCTTGGAGCTGAATTTCAAGAGACAATG GATTCTGGTTTCAATCGGATACATTCCAGTGAAGTTCCTTCTCCAGTTGTTGGACACCAAAGCACAGGGTATATGGATTACCAGGGAGTAGGAATGCGGCAACAGTTCCCTGCTGAGAGAAAATGGGCCCTTGGGCTTCAG TCTCGAGCACAACCACGTGAAATAATGACCGAGGTCCTTAAAGCTCTGCAAGAATTAAATGTTTGTTGGAAGAAGATTGGACACTATAACATGAAGTGCAGATGGGTTGCTAGCATTCCCAGTCATCATGAAGGAATGATTAACAATTCTGTGCATAGTAATCATTACTTTGGAAATGATTCCAGCATTGTTGAAGATGAGGCTGTTTCTAAGTCAAATGTGGTCAAGTTTGAAGTGCAG CTTTACAAAGCTCGTGAGGAGAAGTATCTACTTGATCTTCAGAGGGTCCAGGGCCCACAGTTTCTTTTCTTGGATCTCTGTGCTGCTTTCCTTTCACAGCTTCGTGTTCTCTAG
- the LOC108345612 gene encoding SNF1-related protein kinase catalytic subunit alpha KIN10 isoform X3: MDRSTGRSGGGSVDMFLPNYKLGKTLGIGSFGKVKIAEHVLTGHKVAIKILNRHKIRNMEMEEKVRREIKILRLFMHHHIIRLYEVIETPTDIFVVMEYVKSGELFDYIVEKGRLQEDEARHFFQQQIISGVEYCHRNMVVHRDLKPENLLLDSKFNIKIADFGLSNIMRDGHFLKTSCGSPNYAAPEVISGKLYAGPEVDVWSCGVILYALLCGTLPFDDENIPNLFKKIKGGIYTLPSHLSPGARDLIPRMLVVDPMKRMTIPEIRHHPWFQVRLPRYLAVPPPDTLQQAKKIDEEILQEVVNMGFERNQLVESLANRIQNKGTVTYYLLLDNRFRVSSGYLGAEFQETMDSGFNRIHSSEVPSPVVGHQSTGYMDYQGVGMRQQFPAERKWALGLQSRAQPREIMTEVLKALQELNVCWKKIGHYNMKCRWVASIPSHHEGMINNSVHSNHYFGNDSSIVEDEAVSKSNVVKFEVQLYKAREEKYLLDLQRVQGPQFLFLDLCAAFLSQLRVL; encoded by the exons ATGGACAGGTCAACTGGCCGCAGTGGTGGTGGAAGTGTGGACATGTTTCTACCAAATTATAAGTTGGGGAAAACACTTGGCATTGGATCCTTTGGCAAGGTGAAAATTGCCGAACACGTACTGACTGGTCATAAAGTTGCTATAAAGATCCTTAACCGCCACAAGATAAGAAAcatggaaatggaagaaaaag TTAGAAGggaaatcaaaattttaagattGTTTATGCATCATCACATTATACGACTTTACGAGGTCATAGAAACCCCAACAGACATATTTGTTGTTATGGAGTACGTGAAATCTGGAGAGCTCTTTGATTACATAGTGGAGAAGGGTAGGTTGCAAGAGGATGAAGCCCGCCATTTTTTTCAGCag CAGATAATTTCTGGTGTGGAGTACTGTCACAGGAATATGGTTGTTCATAGAGACTTGAAGCCTGAGAATTTACTTTTGGACTCCAAATTTAATATCAAGATTGCTGATTTTGGCTTGAGCAATATCATGCGTGATGGTCACTTCCTTAAGACAAGTTGTGGAAGCCCTAACTATGCGGCTCCAGAG GTTATCTCTGGGAAATTGTATGCTGGACCTGAAGTAGATGTCTGGAGCTGTGGTGTAATTTTGTATGCTCTTCTCTGTGGCACTCTTCCTTTTGATGATGAAAACATTCCCAATCTTTTCAAAAAGATAAAG GGTGGGATATACACTCTTCCTAGTCATCTGTCACCTGGTGCTAGAGATTTGATACCAAGGATGCTTGTGGTGGATCCCATGAAGAGGATGACCATACCTGAGATACGTCATCACCCATGGTTCCAAGTTCGTCTGCCACGCTATTTAGCAGTGCCACCACCAGATACACTGCAACAAGCCAAAAAG ATTGACGAGGAGATTCTTCAAGAAGTGGTTAATATGGGATTTGAAAGGAATCAATTGGTTGAATCTCTTGCAAACAGAATACAAAATAAG GGTACTGTAACATACTATTTGTTATTGGACAACCGGTTCCGTGTATCTAGTGGTTATCTTGGAGCTGAATTTCAAGAGACAATG GATTCTGGTTTCAATCGGATACATTCCAGTGAAGTTCCTTCTCCAGTTGTTGGACACCAAAGCACAGGGTATATGGATTACCAGGGAGTAGGAATGCGGCAACAGTTCCCTGCTGAGAGAAAATGGGCCCTTGGGCTTCAG TCTCGAGCACAACCACGTGAAATAATGACCGAGGTCCTTAAAGCTCTGCAAGAATTAAATGTTTGTTGGAAGAAGATTGGACACTATAACATGAAGTGCAGATGGGTTGCTAGCATTCCCAGTCATCATGAAGGAATGATTAACAATTCTGTGCATAGTAATCATTACTTTGGAAATGATTCCAGCATTGTTGAAGATGAGGCTGTTTCTAAGTCAAATGTGGTCAAGTTTGAAGTGCAG CTTTACAAAGCTCGTGAGGAGAAGTATCTACTTGATCTTCAGAGGGTCCAGGGCCCACAGTTTCTTTTCTTGGATCTCTGTGCTGCTTTCCTTTCACAGCTTCGTGTTCTCTAG
- the LOC108345612 gene encoding SNF1-related protein kinase catalytic subunit alpha KIN10 isoform X1 yields the protein MIIKMDRSTGRSGGGSVDMFLPNYKLGKTLGIGSFGKVKIAEHVLTGHKVAIKILNRHKIRNMEMEEKVRREIKILRLFMHHHIIRLYEVIETPTDIFVVMEYVKSGELFDYIVEKGRLQEDEARHFFQQQIISGVEYCHRNMVVHRDLKPENLLLDSKFNIKIADFGLSNIMRDGHFLKTSCGSPNYAAPEVISGKLYAGPEVDVWSCGVILYALLCGTLPFDDENIPNLFKKIKGGIYTLPSHLSPGARDLIPRMLVVDPMKRMTIPEIRHHPWFQVRLPRYLAVPPPDTLQQAKKIDEEILQEVVNMGFERNQLVESLANRIQNKGTVTYYLLLDNRFRVSSGYLGAEFQETMDSGFNRIHSSEVPSPVVGHQSTGYMDYQGVGMRQQFPAERKWALGLQSRAQPREIMTEVLKALQELNVCWKKIGHYNMKCRWVASIPSHHEGMINNSVHSNHYFGNDSSIVEDEAVSKSNVVKFEVQLYKAREEKYLLDLQRVQGPQFLFLDLCAAFLSQLRVL from the exons ATG ATTATAAAAATGGACAGGTCAACTGGCCGCAGTGGTGGTGGAAGTGTGGACATGTTTCTACCAAATTATAAGTTGGGGAAAACACTTGGCATTGGATCCTTTGGCAAGGTGAAAATTGCCGAACACGTACTGACTGGTCATAAAGTTGCTATAAAGATCCTTAACCGCCACAAGATAAGAAAcatggaaatggaagaaaaag TTAGAAGggaaatcaaaattttaagattGTTTATGCATCATCACATTATACGACTTTACGAGGTCATAGAAACCCCAACAGACATATTTGTTGTTATGGAGTACGTGAAATCTGGAGAGCTCTTTGATTACATAGTGGAGAAGGGTAGGTTGCAAGAGGATGAAGCCCGCCATTTTTTTCAGCag CAGATAATTTCTGGTGTGGAGTACTGTCACAGGAATATGGTTGTTCATAGAGACTTGAAGCCTGAGAATTTACTTTTGGACTCCAAATTTAATATCAAGATTGCTGATTTTGGCTTGAGCAATATCATGCGTGATGGTCACTTCCTTAAGACAAGTTGTGGAAGCCCTAACTATGCGGCTCCAGAG GTTATCTCTGGGAAATTGTATGCTGGACCTGAAGTAGATGTCTGGAGCTGTGGTGTAATTTTGTATGCTCTTCTCTGTGGCACTCTTCCTTTTGATGATGAAAACATTCCCAATCTTTTCAAAAAGATAAAG GGTGGGATATACACTCTTCCTAGTCATCTGTCACCTGGTGCTAGAGATTTGATACCAAGGATGCTTGTGGTGGATCCCATGAAGAGGATGACCATACCTGAGATACGTCATCACCCATGGTTCCAAGTTCGTCTGCCACGCTATTTAGCAGTGCCACCACCAGATACACTGCAACAAGCCAAAAAG ATTGACGAGGAGATTCTTCAAGAAGTGGTTAATATGGGATTTGAAAGGAATCAATTGGTTGAATCTCTTGCAAACAGAATACAAAATAAG GGTACTGTAACATACTATTTGTTATTGGACAACCGGTTCCGTGTATCTAGTGGTTATCTTGGAGCTGAATTTCAAGAGACAATG GATTCTGGTTTCAATCGGATACATTCCAGTGAAGTTCCTTCTCCAGTTGTTGGACACCAAAGCACAGGGTATATGGATTACCAGGGAGTAGGAATGCGGCAACAGTTCCCTGCTGAGAGAAAATGGGCCCTTGGGCTTCAG TCTCGAGCACAACCACGTGAAATAATGACCGAGGTCCTTAAAGCTCTGCAAGAATTAAATGTTTGTTGGAAGAAGATTGGACACTATAACATGAAGTGCAGATGGGTTGCTAGCATTCCCAGTCATCATGAAGGAATGATTAACAATTCTGTGCATAGTAATCATTACTTTGGAAATGATTCCAGCATTGTTGAAGATGAGGCTGTTTCTAAGTCAAATGTGGTCAAGTTTGAAGTGCAG CTTTACAAAGCTCGTGAGGAGAAGTATCTACTTGATCTTCAGAGGGTCCAGGGCCCACAGTTTCTTTTCTTGGATCTCTGTGCTGCTTTCCTTTCACAGCTTCGTGTTCTCTAG